The Winogradskyella schleiferi genome contains the following window.
TAAATACGCATTACGAGCATAAATGACGAGACCGAATAAATGGCCTATAAATAAAACGGGATCTCTTCTGATAATGGCATACGTTAATATTAAACCTGCTCCAATTAAACTCAAAACCCAAAATCCCATAGGCAACGTGGATTCTTTATTGCGTTCGGAATGGAGCCATTGATATACAAAACGTAACGTAAAGACTACTTGTGCAACTATACCTAAAATTAATAACCAAGTTGGGATGTCAACATTTTTAAATAACAAATCAACATCTATTTTGTTGTTATTGAAATAAAAAACGACAATAAAAATAGGAACAAAAAACAACAGGTATTGCACAATTTTCGGAAATTTCTGCCATTGCCCTTGTAGTTGTAGATTTCTTATATAAATAAAATAGGTTAAACTCTGACCTAACATTATGGCAAAATCCAATCGCAAATAACCATATATAAATAAGAGGAATGAGGCTATTAAACTCAATGTCCAAAACGTTTTTGGAGTAATGACCTTTCGTTGTTTTTCCGACGTGACCCATTGAATAATAAGCCGAGATGAAAATAATATCTGAGCTAAAAATCCGATGCTGTAAATGATCCAATCTTTCATTTACTGGATTTAGAAACTTCGTAATTAATATACTTTTTCTTCATCCATAAATAAGCAAAACAATCTATAAGCGGTCCAAGAAGCCGATTCCAAAGTCCAAATTTTGCAGTACCTGCCATACGAGGAAAATGTTGAACAGGAATTTGTACCACACGACCGTTTTGTAACATTATCATAGCTGGTAAAAATCGATGCAACCCTCTAAACATGGGAATGCGTTTGGCATAATCGGTTTTAATTACTTTAAGTGGGCAACCCGTGTCGTCCATACCATCATGCGTGAAAGCACGTCTGATGCCATTGGCGATTTTTGAGGACATGTTCTTCACAAATGAATCTTTTCGGTTAGAGCGCACACCTGTTACCAGCTCGTGCGAATCAATATGTTCTAAAAGTGTATTGAAATCTTCTGGTGCAGTTTGTAAATCGGAATCTATATAGCCAACAAGTTCAGAATCCACATAATCAAAGCCAGCTTTTATAGCAGCACTCAAACCTCGGTTTACTTTAAATAAGATGTAATCGAAAGCATCG
Protein-coding sequences here:
- a CDS encoding lipid-A-disaccharide synthase N-terminal domain-containing protein yields the protein MKDWIIYSIGFLAQILFSSRLIIQWVTSEKQRKVITPKTFWTLSLIASFLLFIYGYLRLDFAIMLGQSLTYFIYIRNLQLQGQWQKFPKIVQYLLFFVPIFIVVFYFNNNKIDVDLLFKNVDIPTWLLILGIVAQVVFTLRFVYQWLHSERNKESTLPMGFWVLSLIGAGLILTYAIIRRDPVLFIGHLFGLVIYARNAYLIRQTND
- a CDS encoding glycosyltransferase; protein product: MPYKFTIIVPVYNEEDNLERVETELSNYLNIATVSTSILFVNDGSSDNSQTLIEAICKRNDAFDYILFKVNRGLSAAIKAGFDYVDSELVGYIDSDLQTAPEDFNTLLEHIDSHELVTGVRSNRKDSFVKNMSSKIANGIRRAFTHDGMDDTGCPLKVIKTDYAKRIPMFRGLHRFLPAMIMLQNGRVVQIPVQHFPRMAGTAKFGLWNRLLGPLIDCFAYLWMKKKYINYEVSKSSK